The Deinococcus betulae DNA segment ATAGGCAAGCGCTACTTTCTTCGCTGAACATGTGCACCATTTATTTTATGCAGGGAAACTTCAAGAAAGCACTAGCCATGGGTGAATCTGTTTGCGAGGAATATCCAACGAGCATCCAGGCGACACTTACTCTTCAAAATATTAGGGCCATGTGCGGCATGCTGGTTGAAGACGACTTTGTCAAAGGTCCATATCCAGAGCTCGAAATTACGCATGGCGCCCTACTACGGCTTAGCGAGTGCGTGCGCAACAACAAAACAGAAGAAATCGGCGACATTCTCTCATCACTGAGTGGTGTCGTCACAACCGACGAGCATAATGAAGCAACAGTGAGTTGGATTCGGGCCTACATCTTACTGAAGACAGGCAAATCTTACTTAGCAGCGCAACGCCTCTACAAAGACCCCGCTTTTCCACTTCTATCCATTCTGACCAGCTGCTTAAAGCTGGAAATCTGTCTGGATGGGAATGGTTTTGAAATTGAATCTACAGCCCAACTCTGTAGCGAGATTCGAAGTGCCTTTGAAAAGCTGCCGACTAGAGATGACCGAATGGGTATGGCCGAATTGATCAGCTTTTGGCATCCGCTGGCAGCTGCATTCATCGCCGTTTGTCCTCAGACAATTTCTGAGCTTATGGACGTTGCCCTGCCAGCCATTTTTACCGACGATAAACCCATCACAGTTCATGGACGCGGTGTGTCAACCCGAGTTCCATTCGTTCAGATCACGTTAGAAAGCTTTGGAATAGACGCCACGGTTTCTAGAAATCAGCATACAGAACAGATGCGGTTACGGTCGGCCCTGCTCTCCGATTGGGGAAAAACGCAGCGAATCCTGCCAGTGATTGCGCCCGCTGTGATTATTTTCCATCTCCTCCGTGTCTCTGAAGAACAAGGTGCCATGTGGCGCATGGCAGCTCTGAACCTTGCCAAGTCCAATGGGGTCATTCCACGGACCACGACAGGGGAGAACCTACGCGCAGAACGTCTTGTGTTGGCTAAAATGCTTGACGATTACTTGGCCCGTCGCCTCACTTCGCAGGGATTCAAAGACCAGTTGGAGGACGTAAAGATGGGGAAACTCACCGCATGACGCAAGTTCGCTTTGCACGCCATCTGGCAGCTCTAGATCAGCTTGAACCCGACGCTACCCCCAGTGAGCAGAGCTACTACCGTTCTTTGAGAGAGCAGTACACCAGCGCCCCACCACGGTCAGCGGCGTCAGATTTAGGGGAAGCGACGTTGGAAGAACGAGCAAGCACCATTGATGAAGGTCATGATGGCCTTCACTACTGGCAATATGAATTAACAAAGCCGGATTTGGACCCCATCTGGAAAGGCTGGCTTCAAGACCGCTTTGACGAGCGGCAGGCCATTCTCAACCAGATGATCACCGAACTGACTGAAGAGGGGTACAAGTATGAACCCCCAGCCTTTGATCTCGACAAGCAACGGCGCATCACGGAGCTTGACCACCTTCAATCAAGAGCGGCGAGCCTTAAAGATTTGATTTTTCTGAAGCAAGCTTGGGCAGAACGCCATGGCAAGACTGATCAACTCGCCACTCTCACAGCACCCTATACTGCCGAGCTTGAAGAGGTCGAGGCTCAACTAAAGGCGCTGGAATAAAATCCCAATCTTCCTAGGCGCGTGCCGGCAACGGCACGCGCCTGCCTTTTGCCGTTTCTCTAGGCACAGTGATGGCGGGAAGCAGACCCCCACCACACTGCGGCTATGAACGGTCTGCCTCGTCCACCGGACGCCACCCCCGCACCACACGTCAGCCGTGACTTCGTTCATTGCTCTGCCGGGCCGGGGGCAGAAGAGCCGAGTTGGTGGGAAACCCGATTGTTGGACGGCACTTGGTCCTCTCGGAGCGCCGCGCCAGTCCTGGTACAAGACAAGTCTGCTTGGCACCGCCAGTTGCCCCGAGGTGTTTCTCCGCTGGCGTGCAGCCAAGCTCACGGCGGCCTGGTGCTCTGGACAGACGGCGTCGTGTTGTCTGCTCCCCCGGTCCCCGGACTTCA contains these protein-coding regions:
- a CDS encoding tetratricopeptide repeat protein, with the translated sequence MTSRTTITEEQLYSPEAWNAWRRQEALDGFTHLQSAEYVLAYDSDIAHLRASLVLYYAEQLPDGLPSLRRCLKSKDVSIRACAMAILVHNEWGARSHVVDVKVDRFHPAIDSLNEQLKLVRESDNRSDFSLEVEVWILYGLANLFYGLKVYHNAVKYAAEAIYLSIPLSIPALTLSARMLYGLASTMMGNIKQALNEYQSVLDEPTRNNRQALLSSLNMCTIYFMQGNFKKALAMGESVCEEYPTSIQATLTLQNIRAMCGMLVEDDFVKGPYPELEITHGALLRLSECVRNNKTEEIGDILSSLSGVVTTDEHNEATVSWIRAYILLKTGKSYLAAQRLYKDPAFPLLSILTSCLKLEICLDGNGFEIESTAQLCSEIRSAFEKLPTRDDRMGMAELISFWHPLAAAFIAVCPQTISELMDVALPAIFTDDKPITVHGRGVSTRVPFVQITLESFGIDATVSRNQHTEQMRLRSALLSDWGKTQRILPVIAPAVIIFHLLRVSEEQGAMWRMAALNLAKSNGVIPRTTTGENLRAERLVLAKMLDDYLARRLTSQGFKDQLEDVKMGKLTA